From the Thermodesulfobacteriota bacterium genome, the window GTGGATGCGGTTCCTGAAGGTCATGGCGTGGGCCTCTTGGCTTGCGGCAGCTTCCTTCCGGGGCCGCCGACGTTCTTGACTACCCTAGCAGGTTGCCCGGTCAAGCTCCAGCGCCAAAGCCGGCCGGCAGCCGGCTCCTCACCTCCCGGACCACTCATAGCCGTCCCCGGGGCTCGGTTTCTTGGGGCGGCGCCTGCGGAAACGTGGCAGACTGAGGCGCCGGCTGCGGCCGGCCCGTCAAGACCCCGGCCCCTTCCTGCCAACCCGCATCCCTGGAGAGCCCGTGTCCCCCCATACCCCTGCTGCCGATTTTCATGCCCTGACCCCGGACGTCATCATCTCGGTGGTGGAAAAGGCCGTGGGCCACCACTGCACCAACCTCTGCCGGCCCCTCAACAGCTACATCAACCGGGTCTACGAGCTGGAGCTGGAGGAGGGCGGCGGCATCATCGGCAAATTCTACCGGCCGGGCCGCTGGTCTCGCCAGACCATCGCCGACGAGCACGATTTCCTGGCCGAGCTGACCGAGCGGGAGATCCCGGTGATCCCGCCCCTGCCTCTGGCCGGCGGCCAGACCCTGGGGGAGCATCGCGGCATCTTCTTCGCTGTCTTTCCCAAGAAAAGCGGCCGGATTCTCGACGAGCTCACCCTGGATCAATGGGAGGAGATCGGCCGCCTCCTGGGCCGGGTGCACCGGGTGGGGGCGATGCGCCAGGCCCAGGCCCGGCCGCTGCTCGCCCCCCAGGAATCCACCCGCCGGCATGTCAGCTACCTCATCGAAGGCCGGTTCATCCCCGCCGAGCTGGTCGAGGACTATCGCCGGATCAGCGCCGAGCTGCTGGAGACCATCACCCCGCTCTTCGCCGGACACGAGGCCATCCGTATCCATGGCGACTGCCACTTCTCCAACATCATCCTGCGGCCCGGAGAGTCCTTCTATCTCATCGATCTCGATGACATGGTGACCGGGCCGCCGGTCCAGGACCTGTGGATGCTCCTGCCGGGCTATGCCCGCGACTCCCGGGCCGAGATCGCGGCCTTCCTGGAGGGCTACGAGACCTTCCGGCCCTTTCCCCGCCGAACCCTCAGCCTCATCGAGCCGTTGCGGGCCATGCGCTTCATCCACTATTCCGCCTGGTGCGCCTACCAGGCCGCCGACGTCGCCTTCTCGCCCCTGGGTGGCGACTGGGGCAGCGCCGAGTACTGGCGCCAGGAGATCCGGGACCTGGCTGAGCAGATCGCCCATATCCGGGACGAGGATGGCCTGCCCTGACCAGAGGAGCCCGGCTCCCTGGCTCCCTGAGACCCGACCACCGCAACGACCTTGCTTTCGAGCCGCTGCGCTCGTCCTGCCCCCGGTTCGGCTACGCGGTAACCCGCCCCTCGCCCGCAATTCGCCAGACAGACGCGGGTTGCAGCAATTCATTCGGAAAAAGAGGGTTGATCTGGCGCGGCGTTTTGGCCTATCATGGCTTACGTTGCCTGAGATAGCCGCTCGCCCATAATCACCAGACAGGAAAAACAAGGTTCTTCAGTGGTGCGGATGTGCTCCATGCTGGGATCTGTTGGAACGTATCCCAGTCGTGATTGGCATTCCGCCTGGTCACATCTATTCGCATCGAAACGGACAAGGAGGAGGCGATGGGACAGTTCAGCATCGGCAAGGGAAAGGATTTTTACAAGGAGCAGCTCGGCTATCTTGGCACCAATGATATCGAAGGTCTG encodes:
- a CDS encoding serine/threonine protein kinase is translated as MSPHTPAADFHALTPDVIISVVEKAVGHHCTNLCRPLNSYINRVYELELEEGGGIIGKFYRPGRWSRQTIADEHDFLAELTEREIPVIPPLPLAGGQTLGEHRGIFFAVFPKKSGRILDELTLDQWEEIGRLLGRVHRVGAMRQAQARPLLAPQESTRRHVSYLIEGRFIPAELVEDYRRISAELLETITPLFAGHEAIRIHGDCHFSNIILRPGESFYLIDLDDMVTGPPVQDLWMLLPGYARDSRAEIAAFLEGYETFRPFPRRTLSLIEPLRAMRFIHYSAWCAYQAADVAFSPLGGDWGSAEYWRQEIRDLAEQIAHIRDEDGLP